A portion of the Cryptomeria japonica chromosome 5, Sugi_1.0, whole genome shotgun sequence genome contains these proteins:
- the LOC131041830 gene encoding dirigent protein 11, producing the protein MAAQKLFLGLVFLALMSCSWCLGPEKNIVFYMHDIVSKPNSTATVVAGVNGTSSNLLGFGTVLVIDDLLTEKPDRSSTVVGRAKGLYSNSDVKGATIFFGLSVVFENKEYNGSTLQIQGTDPFMQSSEKEVSVVGGIGKLRYARGYAIITLQSSSGLDGNIKFNTTFCIG; encoded by the coding sequence ATGGCTGCACAAAAGCTATTCCTTGGCCTTGTTTTCCTTGCCCTAATGTCTTGTTCTTGGTGTCTTGGACCAGAGAAGAACATTGTATTCTACATGCATGACATTGTGAGTAAACCCAACTCAACAGCTACTGTAGTTGCAGGAGTAAATGGAACATCCTCAAATCTGTTGGGCTTTGGAACAGTGCTGGTTATAGATGATCTTCTGACTGAGAAGCCTGATCGCTCTTCCACTGTTGTGGGTAGGGCAAAAGGATTGTATTCTAACTCAGATGTGAAGGGAGCTACCATTTTTTTTGGGTTGTCTGTTGTGTTTGAGAACAAGGAATATAATGGGAGCACACTTCAAATCCAGGGCACAGATCCCTTCATGCAGAGCTCTGAAAAAGAGGTGTCTGTGGTGGGAGGAATAGGAAAGTTGAGGTATGCTCGTGGTTATGCTATCATTACTCTGCAAAGCTCCAGTGGATTGGATGGCAATATCAAATTTAATACTACCTTTTGCATTGGCTGA